A genome region from Choloepus didactylus isolate mChoDid1 chromosome 12, mChoDid1.pri, whole genome shotgun sequence includes the following:
- the SLITRK6 gene encoding SLIT and NTRK-like protein 6 has translation MKLWIHLLYSALLACVSLQSQSPLSSARGSCESLCNCEEKDGTILINCEEKGIKKLSQISVPPSRPFHLSLLNNGLTRLHTNDFSGFTNAILIHLGFNNIADIESGAFNGLGLLKQLHINHNSLEILKEDTFHGLENLEFLQADNNFITVIEPSAFSKLNRLKVLILNDNAIESLPPNIFRFVPLTHLDLRGNQLQTLPYVGFLEHIGRILDLQLEDNKWACNCDLLQLKIWLENMPRQSIIGDVVCNSPQIFKGSILSRLKRESICPTPPVYEEHEDPSGSLHLAVTSSISDNHRSTKTISLVKPPTKAPGLIPYVTKPSTQLPGPYCPIPCNCKLLSPSGLLIHCQERNIESLSDLKPPPQNPRKLILAGNIIHTLMKSDLVEYFTLEMLHLGNNRIEVLEEGSFMNITRLQKLYLNGNHLTKLTRGMFLGLHNLEYLYLEYNALKEILPGTFNPMPKLKVLYLNNNLLQVLPPHIFAGVPLTRINLKANQFSHLPVSNILDDLDLLTQIELEDNPWDCSCDLVGLQQWIQKLSKNTVTDDILCTSPVHLDKKELKTLNSELLCPGLVNNPSLPSQPSYIIVTTPTSATNTAETILRSLTDAVPLSVLILGLLIVFITIVFCAAGIVVLVLHRRRRYKKKQVDEQLRDNSPVHLQYSMYGHKTTHHMTERPTASLYEQHMVSPMVHVYRSPSFGPKHLEEEEERNEKEGNDAKHLQRSLLERENHSPLTGSNMKYKTTDQSTEFLPFRDASSLYRNILEKERELQQLGITEYLRKNLAQLQPEVDVHYPGAHEELKLMETLMYSRPRKVLVEQTKNEYFELKANLHAEPDYLEVLEQQT, from the coding sequence ATGAAGCTGTGGATTCATCTCTTATATTCAGCTCTCCTTGCTTGTGTAtctttacagtcccagtctccaCTCTCCTCAGCCAGAGGTTCTTGTGAATCTCTTTGCAATTGTGAGGAAAAAGATGGCACAATCCTAATTAATTGTGAAGAAAAAGGTATCAAGAAGTTATCCCAAATAAGTGTGCCACCATCACGACCTTTCCACCTAAGTTTATTAAATAATGGCTTGACAAGACTTCACACAAATGACTTTTCTGGCTTTACCAATGCTATCCTGATACACCTTGGATTCAACAACATTGCAGATATTGAGAGTGGTGCATTTAATGGCCTTGGTCTTCTTAAGCAGCTCCATATCAATCACAATTCTTTAGAAATTCTTAAAGAGGATACCTTTCATGGACTGGAAAACCTGGAATTCCTACAAGCAGATAACAATTTTATTACTGTGATTGAACCAAGTGCCTTTAGCAAGCTCAACAGACTTAAAGTGTTAATTTTAAATGACAATGCTATTGAGAGTCTTCCTCCAAACATATTTCGATTTGTTCCTTTAACCCATCTAGATCTTCGTGGGAATCAGTTGCAAACATTGCCATACGTTGGGTTTTTGGAACACATTGGCCGAATACTGGATCTCCAGTTGGAGGACAATAAGTGGGCTTGCAATTGTGACTTACTGCAGCTAAAAATTTGGTTGGAAAACATGCCTCGGCAGTCTATAATTGGTGATGTTGTATGCAACAGCCCTCAAATTTTCAAAGGAAGCATACTAAGCAGACTAAAAAGGGAATCTATTTGCCCCACTCCACCAGTCTATGAAGAACATGAGGATCCTTCAGGATCATTACACTTGGCAGTGACATCTTCAATAAGTGACAATCACAGATCAACCAAGACCATATCTCTTGTAAAACCACCCACCAAAGCACCAGGTTTGATACCTTATGTTACAAAACCATCCACTCAACTTCCAGGACCCTACTGTCCTATTCCTTGTAACTGCAAACTACTATCCCCATCAGGACTTCTAATACACTGTCAAGAGCGGAACATTGAAAGTTTGTCAGATCTAAAACCTCCTCCACAAAATCCTAGAAAACTTATTCTAGCAGGGAATATTATTCATACTTTAATGAAATCTGATCTCGTGGAATATTTCACTTTGGAAATGCTTCACTTGGGAAACAACCGTATTGAAGTTCTTGAAGAAGGATCATTTATGAACATAACAAGACTACAAAAGCTCTATCTAAATGGTAACCATCTGACTAAATTAACTAGAGGCATGTTCCTTGGTCTCCACAATCTTGAGTATTTATATCTTGAATACAATGCTCTTAAAGAAATACTACCAGGAACCTTTAATCCAATGCCTAAACTTAAAGTCCTCTATTTGAACAACAACCTCCTACAAGTTTTGCCACCACATATTTTTGCAGGGGTTCCTCTAACTAGGATAAATCTTAAAGCAAATCAATTTTCCCATCTACCTGTAAGTAACATCTTGGATGACCTTGATTTACTGACCCAGATTGAACTTGAGGACAACCCCTGGGACTGCTCCTGTGATCTGGTTGGATTACAGCAATGGATACAGAAATTAAGCAAGAACACAGTGACAGATGACATCCTCTGCACCTCCCCAGTGCATCTAgacaaaaaagaattaaaaacccTAAATAGTGAACTTCTTTGCCCAGGTTTAGTAAATAACCCATCTCTGCCATCTCAGCCTAGTTACATAATTGTCACCACTCCTACATCTGCGACAAATACAGCTGAAACCATTTTACGATCTCTCACTGATGCTGTACCACTATCTGTTTTAATATTAGGACTGCTTATTGTGTTCATAACTATTGTGTTCTGTGCTGCAGGGATAGTGGTTCTTGTTCTCCACCGTAGGAGAAGATACAAAAAGAAGCAAGTAGatgagcagctgagagacaaCAGTCCTGTGCATCTTCAGTATAGCATGTATGGTCATAAAACAACTCACCACATGACCGAAAGACCGACTGCATCACTCTATGAACAGCATATGGTGAGCCCCATGGTTCACGTCTATAGAAGTCCATCCTTTGGCCCAAAGCatttggaagaggaagaagaaagaaatgagaaagagggaAATGATGCAAAACATCTCCAAAGAAGTCTTTTAGAACGAGAAAACCATTCACCACTCACTGGGTCAAATATGAAGTACAAAACCACAGACCAATCAACTGAATTTTTGCCCTTCCGGGATGCCAGTTCCTTATACAGGaacattttagagaaagaaagagaacttcAACAACTGGGAATCACAGAATACTTAAGGAAAAACCTTGCTCAGCTCCAGCCTGAGGTGGATGTGCATTATCCTGGAGCCCACGAGGAGTTAAAATTAATGGAGACACTAATGTACTCAAGGCCAAGGAAGGTATTAGTGGAACAGACTAAAAATGAGTATTTTGAGCTCAAAGCTAACTTACATGCTGAACCTGACTATTTAGAAGTCCTGGAGCAGCAAACATAG